One Peterkaempfera bronchialis DNA window includes the following coding sequences:
- a CDS encoding M23 family metallopeptidase yields the protein MAYEGQGAGAVFPPPAAPDQSYAEYTDYAEPTEYARPTEYTGYTGTTYDTTGAWYGYGGVTAEQTGTWTTAATTTAEGWQQDPYATAYGYGTAETSWSADPSADVSWGTATLTSPDATGAYTTPDLYGAVGYDGYPQDTAVQGYGTYTEYGTTQDSAAQDFAGQDSAAQDFAGQDGQDGFAYDEYPYEDEYDEAPHDGTAAPEPAAAAAAVQATQTTQTTQAMQAAAPPVGGRAAARAARSKPRTARRSALLTIAVPSVAVMGVAAAAAVTVSIPDQGSSHDSAAGTPEATPSPKAAVALSSKLDTQLAGLRKNADDFAGRVSRNQARIDLKKRQEDEKKRKEALRPKFVLPVAEHGLSATFGMAGTHWAALHTGIDFPVSWGTDVRAATDGTVRTQWNSAYGYMAIVTASDGTETWYCHLSSYRIRSGKVKAGDTIAYSGSSGNSTGPHMHFEVHPGDGAPAVDPIPWLLSHGLNPR from the coding sequence GTGGCGTACGAAGGCCAGGGTGCCGGGGCTGTCTTTCCGCCTCCTGCCGCACCTGACCAGTCGTACGCCGAGTACACCGACTACGCCGAGCCCACCGAGTACGCCCGGCCCACCGAGTACACCGGGTACACCGGCACCACCTACGACACCACCGGCGCCTGGTACGGCTACGGCGGGGTGACCGCCGAGCAGACCGGCACCTGGACCACCGCCGCCACCACCACGGCCGAGGGCTGGCAGCAGGACCCGTATGCGACCGCCTACGGCTATGGCACCGCCGAGACGTCCTGGTCCGCCGACCCCTCGGCGGACGTCTCCTGGGGCACCGCCACCCTCACCTCCCCGGACGCCACCGGCGCGTACACCACACCGGACCTGTACGGCGCCGTGGGCTACGACGGCTACCCGCAGGACACCGCCGTGCAGGGATACGGGACATACACCGAGTACGGCACCACCCAGGACTCCGCCGCCCAGGACTTCGCAGGGCAGGACTCCGCTGCCCAGGACTTCGCAGGCCAGGACGGGCAGGACGGTTTCGCCTACGACGAGTACCCGTACGAGGACGAGTACGACGAGGCGCCCCACGACGGGACCGCCGCCCCCGAGCCCGCAGCGGCAGCGGCAGCGGTACAGGCCACGCAGACGACACAGACCACACAGGCCATGCAGGCCGCAGCGCCGCCGGTGGGCGGCCGGGCCGCCGCCCGGGCGGCCCGCAGCAAGCCCCGCACCGCCCGGCGCTCGGCCCTGCTGACCATCGCCGTCCCGTCGGTCGCCGTGATGGGCGTGGCCGCAGCCGCCGCCGTCACGGTGAGCATCCCCGACCAGGGCTCCTCGCATGACTCCGCCGCCGGCACCCCGGAGGCCACCCCCTCGCCCAAGGCCGCGGTGGCGCTCTCCTCCAAGCTGGACACCCAGCTGGCCGGGCTGCGCAAGAACGCCGACGACTTCGCCGGCCGGGTGAGCCGCAACCAGGCCCGCATCGACCTGAAGAAGCGGCAGGAGGACGAGAAGAAGCGCAAGGAGGCCCTGCGCCCCAAGTTTGTGCTGCCGGTCGCCGAGCACGGCCTCTCCGCCACCTTCGGCATGGCCGGCACCCACTGGGCGGCGCTGCACACCGGCATCGACTTCCCGGTGAGCTGGGGCACCGACGTCCGCGCCGCCACCGACGGCACCGTGCGCACCCAGTGGAACTCGGCGTACGGCTATATGGCGATCGTCACCGCGTCCGACGGCACCGAGACCTGGTACTGCCACCTCAGCTCGTACCGGATCCGCTCGGGCAAGGTGAAGGCCGGCGACACCATCGCCTACTCCGGCAGCAGCGGCAACAGCACCGGCCCGCATATGCACTTCGAGGTGCACCCCGGTGACGGCGCCCCCGCCGTGGACCCGATCCCCTGGCTGCTCAGCCACGGGCTCAACCCGCGCTGA
- the pcrA gene encoding DNA helicase PcrA, whose amino-acid sequence MSSLFDDIPLPGLDGLATGPGGVPARPAAFTAEEPPPHPEEDGFAPYGAGPDEPGPYGEASEDEAPYEAPYEEAIPADLFQGDFTGPVDRDAYHANGAPRTVVDPAQLLDGMNPPQREAVVHSGSPLLIVAGAGSGKTRVLTHRIAYLLAARGARPGEILAITFTNKAAGEMRERVEHLVGPRAKAMWVSTFHSACVRILRRESKRLGFTSSFSIYDAADAQRLMSLVCRDLDLDPKQYPPKSFTAKVSNLKNELVDEETYADRAANPMERKLAEAYALYQRRLREANALDFDDIIMTTVHLLQAFPEVAEHYRRRFRHILVDEYQDTNHAQYMLVRELTGGAVGQAPKRTVDGDLVRPEEEGLAELPPAELCVVGDADQSIYAFRGATIRNILQFEEDYPDATTILLEQNYRSTQTILTAANAVIERNTNRRAKNLWTAGADGAKIVGYVADDEHSEAQFAAEEIDRLTDAGDARPGDVAVFYRTNAQSRVFEEVFIRVGLPYKVVGGVRFYERREVRDVLAYLRLLANPEDTVPLRRILNVPKRGIGDRAEAMIDALALRERISFAQALRRVDEAYGMAARSANAVKKFNDLMEKLRSIAEGGAGPATVLEAVLEETGYLAELQASTDPQDETRIENLQELAAVALEFEQENTEGTLSDFLEQVALVADSDQIPDQDEEGEAQGVITLMTLHTAKGLEFPVVFLTGMEDGVFPHMRALGQAKELEEERRLAYVGVTRARERLYLTRSVMRSAWGQPSYNPASRFLEEIPEALIDWKRSGAAAAPPSTGVLGGVTGARGSSSASASPRAGWGKSARKVQEREVVALAVGDRVSHDTFGLGTVVEATGAGDKAQATIDFGGSGKKRLLLRYAPVEKL is encoded by the coding sequence ATGAGTAGCCTCTTTGACGACATCCCCCTCCCCGGCCTCGACGGCCTCGCCACCGGGCCCGGGGGCGTCCCCGCGCGGCCCGCCGCCTTCACGGCCGAGGAGCCGCCGCCGCACCCGGAGGAGGACGGCTTCGCGCCCTACGGGGCCGGGCCGGATGAGCCGGGCCCCTACGGGGAGGCCTCCGAGGACGAGGCCCCCTATGAGGCCCCTTATGAGGAGGCCATCCCCGCCGACCTCTTCCAGGGCGACTTCACCGGCCCGGTGGACCGGGACGCGTACCACGCCAACGGGGCGCCGCGCACGGTGGTGGACCCGGCGCAGCTGCTGGACGGGATGAACCCGCCGCAGCGCGAGGCCGTGGTGCACTCCGGCTCGCCGCTGCTCATCGTGGCCGGAGCGGGCTCCGGCAAGACCCGGGTGCTCACCCACCGCATCGCCTATCTGCTGGCGGCGCGCGGGGCCCGGCCCGGCGAGATCCTGGCCATCACCTTCACCAACAAGGCCGCCGGCGAGATGCGGGAGCGCGTCGAGCACCTGGTGGGCCCGCGGGCCAAGGCGATGTGGGTCTCCACCTTTCACAGCGCCTGTGTGCGCATCCTGCGGCGGGAGAGCAAGCGGCTGGGCTTCACCTCCAGCTTCTCCATCTACGACGCCGCCGACGCGCAGCGGCTGATGTCGCTGGTCTGCCGCGACCTGGACCTGGACCCCAAGCAGTACCCGCCGAAGTCCTTCACCGCCAAGGTCTCCAACCTCAAGAACGAGCTGGTCGACGAGGAGACCTACGCCGACCGGGCGGCCAACCCGATGGAGCGGAAGCTGGCCGAGGCGTACGCCCTCTACCAGCGACGGCTCCGCGAGGCCAACGCCCTGGACTTCGACGACATCATCATGACCACCGTCCACCTGCTCCAGGCATTCCCCGAGGTGGCGGAGCACTACCGGCGGCGGTTCCGGCACATCCTGGTCGACGAGTACCAGGACACCAACCACGCCCAGTACATGCTGGTGCGTGAGCTGACCGGCGGTGCCGTCGGCCAGGCACCGAAGCGGACCGTGGACGGCGATCTGGTCCGGCCGGAGGAGGAGGGCCTGGCCGAGCTGCCGCCCGCCGAGCTGTGCGTGGTGGGCGACGCAGACCAGTCGATCTACGCCTTCCGGGGTGCGACCATCCGCAACATCCTCCAGTTCGAGGAGGACTACCCGGACGCCACCACCATCCTGCTGGAGCAGAACTACCGCTCCACCCAGACCATCCTCACCGCCGCCAACGCGGTGATCGAGCGGAACACCAACCGGCGTGCCAAGAACCTCTGGACGGCCGGGGCGGACGGGGCGAAGATCGTCGGCTATGTCGCCGACGACGAGCACAGCGAGGCCCAGTTCGCCGCCGAGGAGATCGACCGGCTGACCGACGCCGGCGATGCCCGGCCCGGCGACGTCGCCGTCTTCTACCGCACCAATGCGCAGTCCCGCGTCTTCGAGGAGGTGTTCATCCGGGTCGGCCTGCCGTACAAGGTGGTCGGCGGGGTGCGCTTCTACGAGCGCAGGGAGGTCCGGGACGTCCTCGCCTATCTGAGGCTGCTCGCCAACCCCGAGGACACCGTCCCGCTGCGCCGCATCCTCAATGTGCCCAAGCGCGGCATCGGCGACCGCGCCGAGGCGATGATCGACGCGCTGGCGCTGCGCGAGCGGATCTCCTTCGCCCAGGCGCTGCGCCGGGTGGACGAGGCGTACGGCATGGCCGCGCGGTCCGCCAACGCGGTGAAGAAGTTCAACGACCTGATGGAGAAGCTGCGCTCCATCGCCGAGGGCGGCGCCGGTCCGGCCACCGTGCTGGAGGCGGTGCTGGAGGAGACCGGCTACCTCGCGGAACTCCAGGCGTCCACCGACCCGCAGGACGAGACCCGGATCGAGAACCTCCAGGAACTGGCCGCCGTCGCCCTGGAGTTCGAGCAGGAGAACACCGAAGGCACCCTGTCGGACTTCCTGGAGCAGGTCGCCCTGGTCGCCGACTCCGACCAGATCCCGGACCAGGACGAGGAGGGCGAGGCACAGGGCGTCATCACCCTGATGACCCTGCACACCGCCAAGGGCCTGGAGTTCCCGGTGGTCTTCCTCACCGGCATGGAGGACGGCGTCTTCCCGCATATGCGCGCCCTCGGCCAGGCCAAGGAGCTGGAGGAGGAGCGGCGCCTCGCCTATGTCGGGGTGACCCGGGCCCGGGAGCGGCTGTACCTCACCCGGTCGGTGATGCGCAGCGCCTGGGGCCAGCCCTCGTACAACCCCGCGTCGCGGTTCCTGGAGGAGATCCCGGAGGCGCTGATCGACTGGAAGCGGTCCGGCGCTGCGGCGGCGCCGCCGTCCACCGGGGTGCTGGGCGGGGTGACCGGGGCCAGGGGCTCCTCCTCGGCGTCGGCCTCGCCGAGGGCGGGATGGGGCAAGTCCGCCCGCAAGGTGCAGGAGCGGGAGGTGGTGGCGCTGGCCGTGGGCGACCGGGTCAGCCATGACACCTTCGGGCTGGGCACCGTGGTCGAGGCCACCGGGGCCGGTGACAAGGCGCAGGCGACGATCGACTTCGGCGGGTCCGGGAAGAAGCGGCTGCTGCTGCGCTACGCACCGGTGGAGAAGCTGTAG
- a CDS encoding nucleotidyltransferase domain-containing protein, translating to MMTSGTTVAKDVLTAAGVPELGEVLAEEVEQPLVFATVSGAHLYGFPSADSDVDLRGAHLLPVEELVGLETPRDTQSRMWLRQGVELDLVTHDLAKFARLMLRRNGYVLEQLLSPLVVRTTPVHRELAALAPTVLTRHHAHHYRGFARTQWRIFERTDELKPLLYTFRALLTGIHLMRSGEVQAHLSTLAGEIPSAPPYLRDLVAAKASAENALRTELPGAPDRERLRAAVEALQAELDEAERESGLPDRQGGHRELHELVVRARLGSEERRTGVGGRS from the coding sequence ATGATGACCAGCGGGACGACAGTGGCAAAGGACGTACTCACGGCGGCGGGGGTGCCGGAGCTGGGTGAGGTGCTGGCGGAGGAGGTGGAGCAGCCGCTGGTCTTCGCCACGGTCTCCGGCGCCCATCTGTACGGCTTCCCGTCCGCCGACTCCGATGTGGATCTGCGCGGCGCCCATCTGCTGCCGGTCGAGGAGCTGGTGGGGCTGGAGACGCCCCGGGACACCCAGAGCCGGATGTGGCTGCGGCAGGGCGTCGAACTGGACCTGGTCACCCATGACCTGGCCAAGTTCGCCCGGCTGATGCTGCGGCGCAACGGCTATGTGCTGGAGCAGCTGCTCTCCCCGCTGGTCGTCCGCACCACACCGGTCCACCGGGAGCTGGCCGCGCTCGCCCCCACCGTGCTCACCCGGCACCACGCCCACCACTACCGGGGCTTCGCCCGCACCCAGTGGCGGATCTTCGAGCGCACCGACGAGCTGAAGCCGCTGCTGTACACCTTCCGGGCGCTGCTCACCGGCATCCACCTGATGCGCAGCGGCGAGGTGCAGGCCCATCTGTCGACCCTGGCCGGCGAGATCCCGTCGGCGCCCCCGTATCTGCGGGACCTGGTCGCGGCCAAGGCGTCCGCCGAGAACGCGCTCCGCACCGAGCTGCCGGGGGCGCCCGACCGGGAGCGGCTGCGGGCCGCCGTGGAGGCGCTTCAGGCGGAGCTGGACGAGGCCGAGCGGGAGAGCGGCCTGCCCGATCGGCAGGGCGGCCACCGGGAGCTGCATGAGCTGGTGGTGCGGGCGCGGCTGGGATCGGAGGAGCGGCGGACCGGTGTCGGAGGCAGGTCATAG
- a CDS encoding nucleotidyltransferase domain-containing protein, producing MARMESWEHLVTEHTVLSVIVGSRAFGLATEASDTDRRGIFVTPTSAFWRLEKPPRHLAGPLPEQFSWEVERICELALAGNPSALEVLHSPLVEHTTPVGDELRALAPAFLSRRIHRTFVRHADSQFARAEARRARGEQPKGKHLLHLLRLLACCAGLLETGRLRLDVGEERAALLAVGRGEIDWDEIGVRRDRLTRRADAALADSPLPAEPDTARVEEWLVSVRRRTLDAERVSP from the coding sequence ATGGCGCGCATGGAGAGCTGGGAGCACCTGGTCACCGAGCACACCGTCCTCTCGGTGATCGTCGGCTCGCGTGCGTTCGGCCTGGCCACCGAGGCGTCCGACACCGACCGGCGCGGCATCTTCGTGACGCCCACCAGCGCGTTCTGGCGGCTGGAGAAGCCCCCGCGCCACCTGGCCGGACCGCTCCCCGAGCAGTTCAGCTGGGAGGTCGAGCGGATCTGCGAACTGGCGCTGGCCGGTAACCCCAGCGCGCTCGAAGTGCTGCACTCCCCGCTGGTCGAGCACACCACCCCGGTGGGGGACGAGCTGCGCGCCCTCGCTCCAGCCTTCCTCTCCCGGCGCATCCACCGCACCTTCGTCCGCCACGCCGACAGCCAGTTCGCCAGGGCCGAGGCCCGGCGGGCCAGGGGCGAGCAGCCCAAGGGCAAGCACCTGCTGCATCTGCTGCGGCTGCTGGCCTGCTGCGCCGGGCTGCTGGAGACCGGGCGGCTGCGGCTGGACGTCGGCGAGGAGCGTGCGGCGCTGCTCGCCGTGGGCAGGGGAGAGATCGACTGGGACGAGATCGGCGTCCGCCGCGACCGGCTCACCCGCCGGGCCGACGCCGCCCTGGCGGACAGCCCGCTGCCCGCCGAGCCCGACACCGCGCGGGTCGAGGAGTGGCTGGTCTCGGTGCGGCGCCGGACACTGGACGCCGAGAGGGTGAGCCCATGA
- a CDS encoding acyltransferase family protein, with amino-acid sequence MPPTVTLERPSRRDPGPGADPDRQPAGARRGQSGRPRLQVLDGLRLLAALGVLSWHYTGIQQALAIWGGRTRDVVPAAHAVGQYGWLGVELFFLISGFVICMSCWGRPARDLFRSRVVRLLPAYWVAVLTTSVVLFLVRPPWVDQRELTFSRVLSNLTMGQAGLAVDDIDPVYWTLWVELRFYVLFAIVAALGVTYRRVVLFCGIWMFAVLLTPRSGLPLLDLVVMPQYAPFFIAGVAMYLMYRVGPNPLLWGIVGFSWLVAQHEMHTLVRPYISGSGHPLSFPVVLTVVTVAFLAVLGTALGAFRRLRYPWLTTAGALTYPLYLLHQEIGWIVLMKLHGLVNPYLLLAGLTAALLALAWLVHRWVERPAARLLRRWLDSSFHALRRADSFERAERAEQAERAAPGGAA; translated from the coding sequence ATGCCACCCACTGTCACGCTGGAGCGCCCCTCTCGCCGCGACCCGGGCCCCGGAGCCGACCCTGACCGGCAGCCTGCGGGGGCGCGGCGCGGACAGTCCGGCCGACCCCGCCTCCAGGTGCTGGACGGGCTGCGGCTGCTGGCCGCCCTGGGGGTGCTCTCCTGGCACTACACGGGCATCCAGCAGGCCCTGGCCATCTGGGGCGGCCGGACCAGGGACGTGGTCCCGGCGGCGCACGCGGTCGGCCAGTACGGCTGGCTCGGGGTCGAGCTCTTCTTTCTGATCAGCGGCTTTGTGATCTGCATGTCCTGCTGGGGGCGGCCCGCCAGGGACCTCTTCCGGTCCCGGGTGGTGCGGCTGCTGCCCGCCTACTGGGTGGCCGTGCTGACCACCTCGGTGGTGCTCTTCCTGGTCCGGCCGCCGTGGGTGGACCAGCGGGAGCTGACGTTCAGCCGGGTGCTCTCCAATCTGACGATGGGTCAGGCTGGCCTGGCCGTCGATGACATCGACCCGGTGTACTGGACGCTCTGGGTCGAGCTCCGCTTCTATGTGCTCTTTGCGATCGTGGCCGCGTTGGGGGTGACCTACCGGCGGGTGGTGCTCTTCTGCGGCATCTGGATGTTCGCCGTGCTGCTCACCCCGCGCTCCGGGCTGCCGCTGCTGGACCTGGTGGTGATGCCGCAGTACGCGCCGTTCTTCATCGCCGGGGTGGCGATGTACCTGATGTACCGGGTGGGGCCCAACCCCCTGCTCTGGGGCATCGTCGGCTTCTCCTGGCTGGTCGCGCAGCATGAGATGCACACCCTGGTCAGGCCGTACATCAGCGGCTCCGGGCATCCGCTCTCCTTCCCGGTCGTGCTGACGGTGGTCACCGTGGCCTTCCTGGCGGTGCTCGGCACGGCCCTCGGCGCCTTCCGCCGGCTTCGGTACCCGTGGCTGACGACCGCCGGGGCGCTCACCTATCCGCTCTACCTGCTGCACCAGGAGATCGGCTGGATCGTGCTGATGAAGCTGCACGGCCTGGTCAACCCGTATCTGCTGCTGGCCGGACTGACCGCCGCGCTGCTCGCCCTCGCCTGGCTGGTCCACCGCTGGGTGGAGCGGCCCGCCGCCCGGCTGCTGCGGCGCTGGCTGGACTCCTCCTTCCACGCCCTGCGGCGTGCCGACTCCTTCGAACGGGCCGAGCGCGCCGAGCAGGCCGAGCGGGCTGCCCCGGGCGGCGCGGCCTGA
- a CDS encoding LuxR C-terminal-related transcriptional regulator, with protein MTGTEEAVGAGQGRTARVVLVDDHRMFRTGVRAEIGETARTGIDVVGEADDVEQAVQVVTATRPDVVLLDVHLPGGGGVEVLRRCAPLMTEGADGAGAVRFLALSVSDAAEDVIGVIRGGARGYVTKTITGADLVAAVFRVSDGDAVFSPRLAGFVLDAFAATDTPPVDEDLDRLTQREREVLRLIARGYAYKEIAKQLFISVKTVESHVSAVLRKLQLSNRHELTRWATARRLV; from the coding sequence ATGACCGGGACCGAGGAAGCGGTCGGGGCGGGGCAGGGCCGGACGGCCCGGGTGGTGCTCGTCGACGACCACCGGATGTTCCGTACCGGGGTGCGCGCCGAGATCGGCGAGACCGCGCGTACCGGGATCGACGTGGTCGGCGAGGCGGACGACGTGGAGCAGGCGGTCCAGGTGGTCACCGCCACCCGGCCGGACGTGGTGCTGCTCGATGTGCACCTGCCGGGCGGCGGCGGGGTGGAGGTGCTGCGCCGCTGTGCGCCGCTGATGACCGAGGGGGCGGACGGCGCGGGCGCGGTGCGCTTTCTGGCGCTCTCGGTGTCGGACGCGGCGGAGGACGTCATCGGGGTGATCCGGGGCGGTGCGCGCGGCTATGTGACCAAGACCATCACCGGTGCCGACCTGGTGGCGGCGGTCTTCCGGGTCTCCGACGGCGACGCGGTCTTCTCGCCCCGGCTGGCCGGGTTCGTGCTGGACGCCTTCGCGGCCACCGACACCCCGCCGGTCGACGAGGACCTGGACCGGCTCACCCAGCGGGAGCGCGAGGTGCTCCGGCTGATCGCCCGGGGATACGCGTACAAGGAGATCGCCAAGCAGCTGTTCATCTCGGTGAAGACCGTGGAGAGCCATGTGTCGGCGGTCCTGCGCAAGCTCCAGCTGTCCAACCGGCATGAGCTGACCCGGTGGGCGACCGCCCGCCGACTGGTCTGA